Proteins co-encoded in one Pyramidobacter porci genomic window:
- a CDS encoding LysR family transcriptional regulator, which translates to MQQELEYIYEVYKSGSLSKAAEKLYVTQPALSMAIKKIESSIGMTLFDRRVRPFQLTEAGWLYINAITRIKKIEAELTQRIGDINDLHTGRVRIGGSHYINGYILPPVLARYSRLYPGIALELVEHSSAVLAKMLEERAVDLTFSCNELFMKDFERYPMFSDRILMAVPRAHPFNRRYRAFALPPRGVMNGRHLHGDCPVLPAERCGELEFISLMPGNNLHDRMLQIFAAADVKPRLKIELSQLATAYHLAAGGFAAAFVSDRMVTNAGAPLCFYKIDSPLATRPFYALLPNRDYTAKAVRRFIQLVGEVLRPKARA; encoded by the coding sequence ATGCAGCAGGAACTCGAATACATTTACGAAGTCTACAAAAGCGGCAGTCTCTCGAAGGCGGCGGAGAAACTCTACGTCACGCAGCCGGCGCTGAGCATGGCGATCAAAAAGATCGAGTCGTCCATCGGCATGACGCTGTTCGACCGCAGGGTGCGTCCCTTTCAGCTCACCGAAGCCGGCTGGCTTTACATCAACGCGATCACGCGCATCAAAAAAATCGAGGCGGAATTGACGCAGCGGATTGGCGACATCAACGACCTCCACACCGGACGCGTGCGCATCGGCGGTTCCCACTACATCAACGGTTACATCCTGCCGCCGGTGCTGGCGCGCTACAGCCGGCTTTATCCGGGCATCGCCCTGGAGCTGGTCGAGCACAGTTCGGCCGTCCTCGCCAAGATGCTGGAGGAACGCGCCGTAGACCTGACATTCAGCTGCAACGAACTTTTCATGAAGGACTTCGAGCGCTATCCCATGTTCAGCGATCGCATTTTGATGGCCGTGCCCCGCGCTCATCCGTTCAACCGCCGATACCGCGCCTTCGCCCTGCCGCCGCGCGGCGTCATGAACGGCCGTCACCTGCATGGGGATTGCCCCGTGCTGCCCGCCGAGCGCTGCGGAGAGCTTGAGTTCATCTCGCTGATGCCCGGCAACAATCTTCACGACCGTATGCTGCAAATTTTCGCCGCCGCCGACGTCAAACCGCGCCTCAAGATCGAGCTGAGTCAGCTTGCCACGGCCTATCATCTGGCGGCAGGCGGTTTCGCCGCCGCGTTCGTGAGCGACCGCATGGTTACGAACGCGGGCGCGCCGCTGTGTTTCTACAAAATCGATTCGCCGCTGGCGACGCGGCCGTTTTACGCGCTCCTGCCCAACCGCGACTACACGGCCAAAGCAGTGCGGCGCTTTATCCAGCTCGTCGGCGAAGTTCTGCGGCCGAAAGCGCGGGCGTAG
- a CDS encoding ABC transporter ATP-binding protein yields MLELKNISFSVAEEGARKEIIHDLSLKVDNRKFVVVTGPNGGGKSTLARLIAGIEKPTSGRILLDGEDVTDKSVTERARRGIGFAFQQPVRFKGLEVIDLLRLAVGKDLLVSEACEYLAEVGLCARDYINREVNASLSGGELKRIEIATVLARRAKLSVFDEPEAGIDLWSFQNLIRIFKKMREDIKDSSIVIISHQERILSIADEIVVLAEGRIEKQGPRAEIFPALVGTESAVDVCHKLKQGEA; encoded by the coding sequence ATGCTGGAATTGAAAAATATTTCCTTCAGCGTCGCCGAGGAGGGGGCGCGGAAGGAGATTATCCACGACCTGAGCCTGAAAGTGGACAACAGAAAATTCGTCGTCGTCACGGGACCGAACGGCGGCGGCAAGTCGACGCTGGCGCGCCTCATCGCCGGCATCGAAAAGCCCACGAGCGGCCGCATTCTTCTCGACGGCGAAGACGTCACCGATAAAAGCGTCACCGAGCGCGCCCGCCGGGGCATCGGTTTCGCCTTTCAGCAGCCGGTGCGCTTCAAGGGACTGGAAGTCATCGATCTGCTGCGTCTGGCCGTCGGCAAAGATCTGCTCGTCAGCGAAGCCTGCGAGTATTTGGCCGAGGTGGGGCTGTGCGCGCGCGATTATATCAACCGCGAGGTAAACGCTTCCCTCTCGGGCGGCGAGCTGAAGCGCATCGAGATCGCCACGGTGCTGGCCCGCCGCGCCAAGCTCTCCGTCTTCGACGAGCCGGAAGCCGGCATCGACTTGTGGAGCTTCCAGAATCTGATCCGCATCTTCAAGAAGATGCGCGAGGACATCAAGGACAGCTCGATCGTCATCATCTCGCATCAGGAGCGTATCCTCAGCATCGCCGACGAGATCGTCGTGCTGGCGGAGGGACGCATCGAGAAGCAGGGGCCGCGCGCGGAAATTTTCCCCGCGCTGGTCGGCACAGAGTCGGCCGTCGACGTGTGCCACAAGCTGAAACAGGGGGAGGCTTAA
- a CDS encoding SufB/SufD family protein has translation MVQLDAIQKRILAEVADLHEVPAGAYNFRANGQLAGRNSTAHIEISSKADGTGIDIRIAPGTKNESVHIPVVVSASGLKETVYNDFYVGDGSDVLIVAGCGIDNCGRQDAEHDGVHRFYVGKNAKVRYVEKHYGSGSGGGKRILNPQTEVYMEDGSSMEMEMVQIKGVDSTQRMTIAELKKDARLVVRERLMTHGDQQAVSGYRVSLNGEGSSADVVSRSVARDASFQKFDACIVGNAPCSGHTECDSIIMDRGKILAVPSLEANNVDAQLVHEAAIGKIAGDQIVKLMTLGLSEQQAEEQIINGFLK, from the coding sequence ATGGTGCAGCTGGACGCGATCCAAAAACGCATTCTGGCGGAAGTGGCCGATCTTCACGAGGTCCCGGCGGGGGCGTACAACTTTCGCGCCAACGGCCAGCTGGCCGGGCGCAACAGCACGGCCCACATCGAGATCAGCTCCAAGGCCGACGGCACGGGCATCGACATCCGCATCGCGCCGGGCACCAAAAACGAGAGCGTGCACATTCCCGTCGTCGTCAGCGCCAGCGGCCTGAAGGAAACGGTCTACAACGACTTTTACGTCGGCGACGGCAGCGACGTGCTCATCGTCGCCGGCTGCGGCATCGACAACTGCGGCCGCCAGGACGCCGAACACGACGGCGTGCACCGCTTTTACGTGGGCAAAAACGCCAAAGTCCGCTACGTGGAAAAGCACTACGGTTCCGGCAGTGGCGGCGGCAAGCGCATCCTCAACCCGCAGACGGAAGTGTACATGGAGGACGGCAGCTCCATGGAGATGGAAATGGTGCAGATCAAGGGCGTCGATTCGACGCAGCGCATGACGATCGCCGAGCTGAAAAAGGACGCCCGTCTCGTGGTGCGCGAGCGCCTGATGACGCACGGCGACCAGCAGGCTGTCAGCGGCTACCGCGTCTCGCTGAACGGCGAAGGTTCGAGCGCCGACGTGGTGTCGCGCTCGGTGGCGCGCGACGCGTCGTTTCAGAAGTTCGACGCCTGCATCGTCGGCAACGCGCCGTGCAGCGGCCATACGGAGTGCGACTCGATCATCATGGACCGGGGCAAGATCCTCGCCGTGCCATCGCTGGAAGCTAACAACGTCGACGCGCAGCTGGTCCATGAGGCCGCCATCGGCAAGATCGCCGGCGACCAGATCGTCAAGCTGATGACGCTGGGCCTGAGCGAACAGCAGGCGGAAGAGCAGATCATCAACGGTTTCTTGAAGTAA
- a CDS encoding manganese efflux pump MntP, which translates to MGLSFMFVLNCALLGVGLSMDAFSVSMVNGLNEPHMSVRRGCAVAGVYAFFQALMPMAGWVCVRTIVEVFCPFRQIVPWIALILLLGIGSKMVLEGLRGGREDCAALRLTPGVLFLQGVATSIDALSVGFTISAYDCAAALAASLIISAVTFAVCAAGLLIGKKIGAVLSGRATILGGVILIGIGLEIFADSVF; encoded by the coding sequence ATGGGATTGAGTTTCATGTTTGTGCTGAACTGCGCGCTGCTGGGCGTGGGGCTGTCGATGGATGCCTTTTCGGTGTCGATGGTCAACGGACTGAATGAGCCGCATATGAGCGTCCGCCGCGGCTGCGCGGTCGCCGGCGTATACGCGTTCTTCCAGGCGCTGATGCCGATGGCGGGCTGGGTCTGCGTGCGCACGATCGTCGAGGTTTTCTGTCCCTTCCGGCAGATTGTGCCGTGGATCGCGCTGATCCTGCTGCTTGGCATCGGCAGCAAAATGGTGTTGGAAGGGCTGCGCGGCGGACGTGAGGATTGCGCCGCGCTTCGGCTGACGCCCGGCGTGCTGTTTTTGCAGGGGGTCGCCACGTCCATCGACGCGCTCTCGGTCGGCTTCACGATCTCCGCATACGATTGCGCCGCGGCGCTGGCCGCCTCGCTGATCATCTCCGCCGTCACGTTCGCGGTCTGCGCGGCGGGACTGCTGATCGGCAAAAAGATCGGTGCGGTCCTGTCCGGCCGGGCGACGATCCTCGGCGGCGTGATCCTGATCGGCATCGGCCTCGAGATCTTCGCCGACAGCGTGTTCTAG
- a CDS encoding amidohydrolase, which translates to MKLIVNARVLPVSAAPIENGAVLVDGTKIAGVGEHLGAPEGTEIIDARGLTLTPGLVDAHTHITTSEETELYGMSDINEMTNPVTPGLSILDSIYVRDKNVAESREKGGVTCVQTLPGSANVIGGTGAIIKLKQASVVEEMLVKSPSCMKAALGENPIRVYKDNGHRTPTTRMGNAYIMRKALQDARNYLEKKKCRKDGEAFETSLDMEALALVLDRKIKLSVHSHRADDICTAVRIAEEFGLDFTIEHCTEGQFIAPWLAAHRVKAAVGPTFGVPVKPELRHQGWETLLALRDAGVHICILTDHPVIPLYGQIVSASLAARAGLTEAEALRCVTLSSAEHLGIEDRVGSIDAGKDADLVLWNGNPLDTRCHPVMTMIDGTVEYRAL; encoded by the coding sequence ATGAAACTGATTGTCAATGCGCGCGTGCTGCCCGTTTCCGCCGCGCCGATCGAGAACGGCGCGGTGCTCGTGGACGGAACGAAGATCGCCGGCGTCGGCGAACACCTCGGTGCCCCCGAGGGCACGGAGATCATCGATGCCCGCGGCCTGACGCTGACGCCCGGCCTGGTCGACGCCCATACCCACATCACCACGTCCGAGGAAACGGAACTGTACGGCATGAGCGACATCAACGAGATGACCAATCCCGTCACGCCCGGGCTGAGCATCCTCGACTCCATCTACGTGCGCGACAAGAACGTGGCCGAATCGCGCGAAAAAGGCGGTGTCACCTGCGTGCAGACTTTGCCCGGCAGCGCCAACGTCATCGGCGGCACCGGCGCCATCATCAAGCTCAAACAGGCCAGCGTCGTCGAGGAAATGCTCGTCAAGTCGCCTTCCTGCATGAAAGCGGCCCTCGGCGAGAACCCGATCCGCGTCTACAAGGACAACGGCCACCGCACGCCCACGACCCGCATGGGCAACGCCTACATCATGCGCAAGGCCCTGCAGGACGCCCGCAACTATCTGGAAAAGAAAAAGTGCCGCAAAGACGGCGAAGCCTTCGAGACCAGCCTCGACATGGAAGCGTTGGCCCTCGTGCTCGACCGCAAGATCAAGCTCAGCGTCCACAGCCACCGCGCCGACGACATCTGCACCGCCGTGCGCATCGCCGAGGAGTTCGGCCTCGATTTCACCATCGAGCATTGCACCGAAGGGCAGTTCATCGCCCCGTGGCTGGCTGCGCACCGCGTCAAGGCCGCCGTCGGCCCCACCTTCGGCGTACCCGTCAAGCCCGAGCTGCGCCATCAGGGCTGGGAGACTCTGCTCGCCCTGCGCGACGCCGGCGTGCACATCTGCATCCTCACCGACCACCCCGTGATCCCGCTTTACGGACAGATCGTCTCCGCCTCGCTGGCCGCCCGCGCCGGACTGACCGAAGCCGAAGCCCTGCGCTGCGTCACGCTGTCCAGCGCCGAGCACCTCGGCATCGAAGACCGCGTCGGCTCCATCGACGCCGGCAAGGACGCCGACCTCGTGCTGTGGAACGGCAACCCGCTCGACACCCGCTGTCACCCCGTCATGACCATGATCGACGGCACAGTGGAGTACCGCGCGCTGTAA
- a CDS encoding peptidylprolyl isomerase, with protein sequence MKKLFAAAAALSVLLAGSALAADQNADKKVLATVGGETITQADLDQAMSGFDPQQRAAYASPQGQAQLLDNLIDFKVFSRSGREQKLQNTPKYKEAMANLEQRLLFTLATEKILDEAGKTPATDKDAQKYYDEHKEIFQVPAAIRASHILIRADRNMPAKDQKAAQEKAADLIRDIKAGKITFEDAAKNNSADGTRSRGGDLGYFSKGQMVPEFEKAAFALKKGEMTAKPVKTDFGYHIIKATDSRDASIRPFAEVKEDIKADLVRQKQVKAIQDERDALRARYGVKIAAPEAPASADKNPAK encoded by the coding sequence ATGAAAAAGTTGTTTGCCGCCGCGGCGGCGCTCTCGGTTCTTCTGGCCGGTTCGGCGCTCGCGGCCGACCAAAACGCCGACAAAAAGGTGCTGGCCACCGTCGGCGGCGAAACGATCACGCAGGCCGACCTCGACCAGGCCATGAGCGGCTTCGACCCGCAGCAGCGCGCGGCCTATGCTTCGCCGCAGGGGCAGGCGCAGTTGTTGGACAACCTGATCGACTTCAAGGTCTTTTCACGCTCGGGGCGCGAGCAGAAGCTGCAGAACACGCCCAAGTACAAGGAGGCTATGGCCAACCTCGAGCAGCGCCTGCTCTTCACGCTGGCCACGGAGAAGATTCTTGACGAAGCCGGCAAGACGCCCGCGACCGACAAGGACGCGCAGAAGTATTACGACGAGCACAAGGAGATCTTTCAGGTTCCCGCGGCGATCCGCGCCTCGCACATTCTGATCCGCGCCGACAGGAACATGCCCGCCAAGGACCAGAAGGCCGCGCAGGAAAAGGCTGCCGATCTGATCCGCGACATCAAGGCCGGCAAGATCACGTTCGAGGACGCCGCCAAGAACAACTCGGCCGACGGTACGCGCAGCCGCGGCGGCGACCTGGGCTATTTCAGCAAGGGACAGATGGTGCCTGAGTTCGAAAAGGCCGCCTTCGCCCTGAAAAAGGGCGAGATGACCGCCAAGCCGGTCAAGACCGATTTCGGCTACCACATCATCAAAGCCACCGACAGCCGCGACGCCTCGATCCGTCCGTTCGCCGAGGTGAAGGAAGACATCAAGGCCGACCTCGTGCGCCAGAAGCAGGTCAAGGCCATCCAGGACGAACGCGACGCCCTGCGCGCCCGTTACGGCGTGAAGATCGCCGCGCCCGAGGCGCCTGCCTCCGCCGACAAAAATCCCGCCAAGTAA
- a CDS encoding MalY/PatB family protein, whose translation MKYDFTSIIDRHDRDALAVDNLGAGMAPNPPKPGFDSIPMWIADMNFATVPTVPEAMIERAKHPLYGYFAPRKEYYRSIIDWQTKRNGVAGLEAKHIGYENGVLGGVASALNVICSRGGNVLLHSPTYIGFTNTLNNNGWHIVHSPLYRDAQGVWRMDYADMEKKIAENKIHAAIFCSPHNPCGRVWEREEIEKAMEIYRKHDVFVISDEIWSDLTLDGYKHIPTQSVGDDARNRTVALYAPSKTFNLAGLIGSYHIIYNDWLRERIEKESSLSHYNSMNVLSMHALIGAYKPEGYEWVDELRQVLTGNVNYAYDYIKEHFDGVDLAKPQGTYMLFIDCEQWCKKHGKTIDEVHRAGSDVGVSWQDGRMFNGPYSIRVNLALPLSRVKEAMARLDKYVFNAR comes from the coding sequence ATGAAGTACGATTTCACGAGCATCATCGACCGCCACGACCGCGACGCCCTCGCCGTGGACAATCTCGGAGCCGGCATGGCCCCCAATCCGCCCAAACCGGGATTCGACTCGATCCCGATGTGGATCGCCGACATGAACTTCGCCACCGTGCCCACCGTGCCCGAAGCGATGATCGAGCGCGCGAAACACCCGCTCTACGGCTATTTCGCGCCCAGAAAGGAATATTATCGGTCCATCATCGACTGGCAGACGAAGCGCAACGGCGTCGCCGGGCTCGAAGCGAAGCACATCGGCTACGAGAACGGCGTGCTCGGCGGCGTGGCCAGCGCGCTGAACGTGATCTGCTCGCGGGGCGGCAACGTGCTGCTCCACTCCCCCACTTACATCGGCTTCACCAACACGCTGAACAACAACGGCTGGCACATCGTCCATTCGCCGCTGTACCGCGACGCGCAGGGCGTGTGGCGCATGGATTACGCCGACATGGAAAAAAAGATCGCGGAGAACAAGATCCATGCCGCCATTTTCTGCTCGCCCCACAATCCCTGCGGCCGCGTCTGGGAGCGCGAAGAGATCGAAAAAGCCATGGAGATCTACCGCAAACACGACGTGTTCGTGATCTCCGACGAGATCTGGTCCGATCTGACGCTCGACGGTTATAAGCACATCCCCACGCAGAGCGTCGGCGACGACGCGCGAAACCGCACCGTGGCGCTCTATGCCCCCAGCAAGACGTTCAACCTTGCCGGGCTGATCGGCAGCTACCACATCATCTACAACGACTGGCTGCGCGAGCGCATCGAAAAGGAATCGTCGCTGTCGCACTACAACAGCATGAACGTGCTTTCCATGCACGCGCTGATCGGCGCCTACAAGCCCGAGGGCTACGAGTGGGTGGACGAACTGCGCCAGGTGCTGACGGGAAACGTGAACTACGCTTACGATTACATCAAAGAGCATTTCGACGGCGTCGATCTGGCCAAACCGCAGGGCACCTACATGCTCTTCATCGACTGCGAGCAGTGGTGCAAAAAGCACGGCAAGACCATCGACGAAGTCCACAGGGCCGGTTCCGACGTGGGCGTGTCCTGGCAGGACGGACGCATGTTCAACGGCCCGTACAGCATCCGCGTCAACCTGGCGCTGCCGCTGTCGCGCGTCAAGGAAGCCATGGCGCGCCTTGACAAGTACGTCTTCAACGCCCGATAA
- a CDS encoding DUF401 family protein — MPREFLAMGAAFAFLVFFPKGKLWNGASLLITGLIMGLGAGQSPRGVAENFTSIVTSPPTMKTIAVILQIGVLSALMKQYDILGRLVEAFKDVFSSAKAVIMILPAAIGMVSVPGGAAISSPSVDELGDSLRLPVFKRAALNLTFRHCAFFLLPTSSSMIVFSNMAPHVSLYKLIALNVAFVAGMELASYLLYLRGAEAPVAPRSGGGHTLRGLVSILKYMSPIYVIVLLNGLFKVPMYLSAFASLALILAGWGRRDVKTYARAFRQGLSGQTFVTMLGIYFMQNTVRDLTGIMAAFQTMFAQSSGFGVLLVIAAAALLFGLATGLSYVPLGVLVPLLTSLHLPPTEELLYCVFIYTWSFNGYFFSPLHLCQALTLQQMNCSVSALDKGYLPLMIEMAVTPFVIFGLYRTILL, encoded by the coding sequence ATGCCGAGAGAATTTCTGGCAATGGGCGCGGCGTTCGCTTTTCTCGTCTTCTTCCCGAAGGGGAAGCTGTGGAACGGCGCCTCGCTGCTGATCACGGGTCTGATCATGGGACTCGGCGCCGGTCAGTCCCCGCGCGGTGTCGCGGAAAACTTTACGAGCATCGTCACCTCGCCGCCGACCATGAAAACCATCGCCGTCATCCTGCAGATCGGCGTTCTCAGCGCGCTGATGAAGCAGTACGACATTCTCGGCCGGCTTGTAGAAGCCTTCAAGGACGTTTTTTCGTCGGCCAAAGCGGTGATCATGATCCTGCCGGCGGCGATCGGCATGGTTTCGGTGCCCGGCGGCGCGGCCATTTCCAGCCCCTCCGTCGACGAATTGGGCGACAGCCTCAGGCTGCCCGTGTTCAAGCGCGCGGCGCTCAACCTGACCTTCCGTCACTGCGCCTTCTTCCTGCTGCCGACGAGCAGCTCGATGATCGTTTTCTCCAACATGGCGCCGCACGTCAGCCTGTACAAGCTGATCGCGCTCAACGTTGCCTTTGTCGCCGGCATGGAGCTCGCGTCTTACCTGCTTTATCTGCGCGGCGCCGAGGCGCCGGTCGCTCCGCGCTCCGGCGGCGGGCACACACTCCGCGGGCTCGTCAGCATTCTCAAATACATGTCGCCGATCTACGTCATCGTGCTGCTCAACGGTCTGTTCAAGGTGCCCATGTACCTGAGCGCCTTCGCTTCGCTGGCGCTGATCCTGGCCGGTTGGGGGCGGCGCGACGTGAAGACGTATGCGCGTGCGTTCCGGCAGGGGCTCAGCGGCCAAACTTTCGTGACGATGCTGGGTATCTATTTCATGCAGAACACCGTGCGCGATTTGACCGGCATCATGGCCGCCTTCCAGACCATGTTCGCGCAGTCGTCGGGGTTCGGCGTGCTGCTGGTGATCGCGGCCGCGGCGCTGCTCTTCGGCCTCGCCACGGGGCTCAGCTACGTGCCGCTGGGCGTTCTGGTGCCGCTGCTGACGAGTCTGCATCTGCCGCCGACGGAAGAACTGCTCTACTGCGTTTTCATCTACACGTGGAGCTTCAACGGCTATTTCTTTTCACCCCTGCACCTGTGCCAGGCGCTCACCCTGCAGCAGATGAACTGTTCCGTCTCCGCGCTGGACAAAGGATACCTGCCGCTGATGATCGAGATGGCCGTGACTCCGTTCGTCATTTTCGGCCTGTACAGAACGATCCTGTTGTGA
- a CDS encoding LysR family transcriptional regulator, whose product MNFSSMEYFVVLAQERNFTRAAERLHITQQSLSSHVAGMEKELGSQLLVRRVPLELTYAGEVLLRYATDFQKTHSDMRREFCDISQKQKGLLRVGAAATRGQMILPETVALFQESYPNIGVELTEASNGELQQKLLKGTIDLAIADFPEALPGVRLAEFYREENALLIEKRLFAKVFVIDAEECERRFRAGDYSVLKKCPFVLGGIEDIDGRIGRDVLKRAGIDDPVITATSHNVGLLLRLCLCGVGACFCPQKIVQSILTPQQADSLWMFRLGEEAAYLIQFGCQAQSYQWSVIERFIACAKAIVC is encoded by the coding sequence ATGAACTTCTCGTCCATGGAGTATTTTGTGGTGCTTGCGCAGGAGCGCAATTTTACGCGGGCGGCAGAGCGTCTCCATATCACGCAGCAATCGCTCAGTTCCCATGTCGCCGGGATGGAAAAAGAGCTTGGCAGCCAGCTGCTGGTGCGCCGCGTCCCGTTGGAGCTTACCTATGCGGGAGAGGTGTTGCTGCGGTATGCGACTGATTTTCAAAAAACTCACAGCGATATGCGGCGTGAGTTTTGCGACATCTCGCAGAAGCAGAAGGGTCTCCTTCGCGTCGGAGCGGCGGCAACGCGCGGGCAGATGATACTGCCCGAAACGGTCGCGCTGTTTCAGGAAAGCTACCCAAACATCGGCGTTGAACTGACGGAGGCGTCCAACGGCGAGTTGCAGCAAAAGCTGTTGAAGGGCACCATTGACCTTGCTATAGCGGATTTTCCCGAAGCCCTGCCCGGCGTCAGGCTGGCAGAGTTCTACCGCGAGGAAAACGCGCTGCTGATCGAAAAGAGGCTCTTCGCCAAAGTCTTTGTGATCGACGCGGAGGAGTGCGAGAGACGGTTCCGCGCAGGGGATTACAGCGTGCTAAAAAAATGCCCGTTTGTGCTGGGCGGTATCGAGGATATCGATGGGAGGATCGGCCGCGACGTTTTGAAGCGGGCGGGCATTGACGATCCCGTCATTACAGCGACCTCGCACAATGTCGGGTTGCTGCTGCGCCTCTGCCTTTGCGGCGTCGGAGCGTGCTTCTGTCCGCAAAAGATCGTGCAGAGTATTCTGACGCCGCAGCAGGCGGACTCCCTATGGATGTTTCGGCTTGGGGAGGAAGCTGCGTACCTCATTCAATTTGGCTGTCAGGCACAGTCCTATCAATGGAGCGTGATCGAGCGGTTCATTGCGTGTGCCAAAGCCATTGTTTGCTGA
- a CDS encoding LysE family transporter, with amino-acid sequence MIPSSLIPSFVLYCVVSAITPGPANLCSLASAVKYGRRQALRQWRGIFIGFAVVAFASSIAVWFLGEVMNRYLRVMAWIGAGYILWLAWHILHSDSGAEAEAGTHCNFLTGLLIQLTNAKIMIFCMTALATYTLPYADSYWEVLSVAVILPFTGPVANLVWLFAGTALQRFFQNRQRAANIVMALLLMFCAISIILS; translated from the coding sequence GTGATACCATCATCCCTCATTCCGTCATTCGTTCTCTATTGCGTCGTTTCGGCGATCACGCCGGGCCCCGCCAATCTCTGTTCACTGGCTTCCGCCGTGAAATACGGCAGGCGGCAGGCGCTGCGCCAGTGGCGAGGCATCTTCATTGGCTTCGCCGTAGTCGCGTTCGCCTCGTCCATAGCGGTCTGGTTCCTTGGCGAAGTGATGAACCGCTATCTCCGCGTAATGGCATGGATTGGGGCAGGATACATTCTCTGGCTTGCGTGGCATATCCTGCACAGTGACAGCGGAGCGGAGGCAGAGGCAGGCACGCACTGCAATTTTCTCACCGGACTTTTGATACAATTGACCAACGCGAAGATCATGATCTTCTGTATGACGGCGCTGGCAACCTATACGCTCCCCTATGCGGACAGTTATTGGGAAGTTCTATCCGTTGCGGTGATTTTGCCGTTTACAGGGCCGGTGGCAAATCTGGTCTGGCTGTTCGCCGGGACCGCTCTGCAGCGTTTTTTCCAAAACCGCCAGAGGGCAGCCAACATCGTGATGGCACTCCTACTTATGTTTTGCGCCATTAGTATTATCCTTTCCTAA
- a CDS encoding Na+/H+ antiporter NhaC family protein, with protein sequence MIAAIMAFATGTSRGTFAVCMPTALSLAFDRTNNQVTPLVVACFAAVAGGVFGDHCSLLSDTTVLFSAGAAADHIDHVKTQLPYALVCAAAASYYFLIKKPNARTLRGRFTKRAAQTAQHSR encoded by the coding sequence GTGATCGCGGCGATCATGGCCTTCGCCACGGGAACTTCACGGGGGACGTTCGCAGTCTGCATGCCCACTGCGCTGTCCCTGGCCTTTGACCGCACGAACAATCAGGTGACTCCGCTCGTCGTCGCCTGCTTTGCGGCCGTTGCCGGCGGCGTGTTCGGCGATCACTGCTCGCTTCTGTCCGACACAACCGTTCTTTTCTCCGCGGGAGCGGCGGCTGATCACATCGATCACGTCAAGACTCAGCTGCCTTATGCGCTCGTCTGCGCCGCGGCGGCTTCATACTATTTCTTAATAAAAAAGCCGAACGCAAGGACGCTGCGAGGGAGATTCACAAAGCGAGCTGCGCAGACTGCGCAGCATTCGAGGTAG
- a CDS encoding LysR family transcriptional regulator encodes MNVDIYRYLMTVAKVRNITKAAAQLHISQPALTKAIHRQEKELGVTLFDRSVQPLTLTYAGERYFESVSKLLDIDAELREEMRNIARGTRERIRIGVSVERGTTWLPKILPPFAASFPDVDVQVKEGVNAFFERALLSNQLDLCISTLPILSNDIACEVVNKAPVYVISSAEHPLASRADLRSNSPYRPQYIEPELLNGERFLTLTPAQGMYRVAQHLLEKYGLRVNTVLQLTSQRTITMLAAAGLGLAFTTYNGALQAQNESDSRPVFYTIEDPLHCRVDIIAWKKNRVFTPVVKSLIALTKRVMRSSPHPKIEIRR; translated from the coding sequence TTGAATGTTGATATTTACCGTTACCTGATGACGGTGGCAAAGGTGCGCAACATTACCAAGGCCGCGGCACAGCTGCATATCTCCCAGCCGGCGCTGACGAAGGCGATTCACCGCCAGGAAAAGGAGCTGGGGGTGACGCTGTTTGACCGCAGTGTCCAGCCTCTGACGCTGACCTATGCCGGCGAACGTTATTTCGAGAGCGTGAGCAAACTGCTCGACATCGATGCCGAGCTGCGCGAAGAGATGAGGAACATCGCCCGCGGCACCAGAGAACGCATCCGCATCGGCGTGAGCGTGGAGCGCGGCACCACATGGCTGCCGAAGATTCTGCCGCCCTTTGCCGCTTCCTTTCCCGACGTGGACGTACAGGTGAAAGAGGGGGTCAACGCTTTTTTTGAGCGAGCCCTGCTGAGCAACCAGCTCGATCTGTGCATTTCCACGCTGCCGATCCTGTCCAACGACATCGCCTGTGAAGTGGTCAACAAAGCGCCGGTCTACGTGATTTCGTCGGCGGAACATCCGTTGGCGTCCCGTGCCGACTTGCGCAGCAACAGTCCCTACCGCCCTCAGTACATCGAGCCGGAGCTGCTGAACGGCGAAAGATTCCTGACGCTGACGCCCGCGCAGGGCATGTATCGCGTCGCTCAGCACCTGCTGGAAAAATATGGCCTGCGCGTCAACACCGTGCTTCAGCTCACCAGTCAGCGCACTATCACGATGCTGGCCGCGGCCGGTCTGGGGCTGGCTTTCACGACCTACAACGGCGCTCTGCAGGCGCAGAACGAAAGCGACAGTCGGCCTGTCTTCTATACCATCGAAGACCCGCTGCACTGTCGCGTCGATATCATTGCCTGGAAAAAGAACCGCGTCTTCACGCCCGTCGTGAAAAGTCTGATCGCATTGACGAAACGCGTTATGCGCAGCTCGCCGCATCCCAAAATCGAAATTCGCCGCTGA